The sequence GCGACCAGGGCTCTCGATGCTGGATACGACCGCTACGGTTCGACCGCGGCGCGGGCCACCGCGATCGTCGAGGGGACGATCTCGGGCGACGTCGCGGCGTCGCTTCCCGACTCGCTGTCGGCGAGCGAGCGTGACCGTGCCCAGGTGGCACTGCGGGTGGCGACGACCGAGGCGCGAGACGCAGCGTCGGTCAGCGTCGACGAATCTACCGTCTCCGCCGCGACCGATCGATTGCGCCCCCACGTCCGCGAGGGCGTCGACCAGGCGGTTCGGGTGGGGACCCATCGTGCGGTGTCGCTGGGGAAACGGCGGGCGATGCGCTCGGCCGCGGCCGAGATCCCTGCTGGACTCCCGCTGACGCCCGTTCCGGGCCAGTGGTACGCGACGGCGAACGTCTGGGTGGTCTCTGTCGAGGGCGGTTACGACCGATTCACCGTCGAGACGCCGCGGACGACGCCGATTCACGGCGACGACGGGACGGTGTCGTACGTCCGCGAATCGGCGGCCGTGACACTCGACGTCGACGGCGACGGTATCGAGGAGACTATCGGCCGGAACGAACCGATCGACCTCTCCGCCGACACCGGGGTCGTCGTGGTGGTCCCGCCAGGTCCCGCCGGTGTGGGTGATACGAACGGGGTCGCCGACGAACGGTCCCCCGGCTGGTGAGACCGGGAGCAACATCCCCAATACCCCTGCCAGCGTATGGGCGGGCATGCTCCTGGATCCGATCGACGCTCCTGCGGAAACGACGGCCGAGGACCTTCATCTCGCGTACCTCGAGGAACTCGCCGCGGTCGTCTCGGACGTGGGCGTCGACGAAGCGGCGGACCGGACGGGGATTCCAGCAGATACGCTCGCGGCGCTCGTCGCCGGTGAGCAGCCCCAACTCGTGCTGGACGACGCCGCGGCGATACTGGCGCTGACCGACGACTGGCCGGACGCGGACGTGGTGATGCTCGAGATCCGCGACTCGATCATGCTAGGGATGAGTTCGGCGGTCCTCGACGTCGACGCACTCGAGCGAGCACTCGACGACGGGCTGGACGCGAAGACGATCCAGCAGATGATAGAGGGACGCCGGCCGTTACCACTCGCGACCTACGCGGCCATCGCGTTGACCATTCGCCGTGAGAACGACTACGCCTAGAGCTGTTTGTACTCGGCTCCACAGTCCGGACACCGACGCACGGCGTAGATCTCGTCCGGGTCGTCCTCGCGGTTGAGTTGCGTTCCGCACGCGGAACACACCAGTCTATCGTAGGTATCCCGTTCCAGTTTGCCGGCCCGGAGGCCCTTGCGTACGGATTCCATACCGACAGTGTGTTCCGGGGTGGCAAAAATACCGTGGTCATTGCCACCAGTTCGGACACCGCTGTGGAACCGCAACGTTTGAGCGATCCAGGTCGGTACCTCGCGACGTGAGCATGCGAGTGGTGGCCGACGGGGAGACCGCGCG is a genomic window of Halanaeroarchaeum sp. HSR-CO containing:
- a CDS encoding DUF5791 family protein, with the translated sequence MLLDPIDAPAETTAEDLHLAYLEELAAVVSDVGVDEAADRTGIPADTLAALVAGEQPQLVLDDAAAILALTDDWPDADVVMLEIRDSIMLGMSSAVLDVDALERALDDGLDAKTIQQMIEGRRPLPLATYAAIALTIRRENDYA
- a CDS encoding HVO_0758 family zinc finger protein, with amino-acid sequence MESVRKGLRAGKLERDTYDRLVCSACGTQLNREDDPDEIYAVRRCPDCGAEYKQL